In Caloenas nicobarica isolate bCalNic1 chromosome 27, bCalNic1.hap1, whole genome shotgun sequence, one DNA window encodes the following:
- the ANO8 gene encoding anoctamin-8 isoform X2: protein MPEPPLAAQDGDRPRRAPLGDERGEPVAPTGVLDKLFGKRLLQAGRYIMSHKAWMKTVPTENCDVLMTFPDTTDDHTLLWLLNHIRLGIPELIVQVRHHKHTHVYAFFVTATYESLLRGADEIGLRKPVKAEFGGGMRSFSCEEDYIYENIENELYFFTSQERQNIIRYWLENLRAKQGESLHNIHFLEGQPIIPELAARGVIQQVFPLHEQRILKRLMKSWVQAVCEAQPLDEICDYFGVKIAMYFAWLGFYTSAMVYPAVFGSILYTITESDQTSQDICCVVFAIFNVIWSTLFLEEWKRRGAEFAYKWGTLDTPPESIEEPRPQFRGVKRISPVTSAEEFYYPPWKRLLFQCLVSLPVCLACLSCVFLLMLGCFQLQEFVLSIRELPRILRFLPKIVLAVIVTACDEVYKKIAYWLNDMENYRLQSAYEKHLIIKMFQFVNSYLSLFYIGFYLKDMERLKELLLIFSLSQSLVRQLKEALLPFILLHLHLSFIFLKCLLGFCWRLGVSKMLATLLITRQFLQNVREVSQPHLYRRLRRGDINLHSLRQLAHAVLRLLAPRRRPPGPPEGTQGEKKCLNGGCGVPEEEEEEEEGRHGSDSEEESSLDCGLKLKKVSFSEKAERRGGEPGGPEDETFLEEGSPTMVEKGMDPASVFELCEDEEEAEGTPGSPAKAAEPAVIPRAGRRRREEEEGEEEGRRRNRASWIDPPEEDYSTHLTQAEVESCMKKYEDTFQDYQEMFIQFGYVVLFSSAFPLAAMCALVNNIIEIRSDAFKLCTGLQRPFGQRVESIGQWQKVMEAMGVLAIVVNCYLIAQCGQLQRLFPWLSPEGAIISVVVLEHFALFLKYIIEVAIPDIPAWVAEEMAKLEYQRREAFKKHERQAQHHFQQQQRRKREEEERQRHAEYQARKERESNRDEAKAEAAGQDPAQEKSQSKGKSSGAASHGADKPKRPSSLLATNNVMKLKQIIPLQGKFLSGGAGGMATARSPQSPTGSENKLPGFLSFKFLKSPETKRDTGTEKVQSPTKPFNPGKLFNFGKSEGAGGNGTAATASPQPRAGPSADTGERPVPSKSHLNGAPEEGGREEPESRAEEESGGYKL from the exons ATGCCCGAGCCGCCGCTGGCAGCGCAGGACGGCGACCGGCCCCGGCGGGCCCCGCTGGGCGACGAACGGGGGGAACCGGTGGCCCCGACCGGCGTCCTGG ATAAGCTCTTCGGGAAGCGGCTGCTCCAGGCCGGGCGCTACATCATGTCCCACAAGGCCTGGATGAAGACGGTGCCCACGGAGAACTGCGACGTGCTCATGACCTTCCCGG ACACCACCGATGACCACACGCTGCTCTGGCTCCTGAACCACATCCGCCTCGGCATCCCCGAGCTCATCGTCCAGGTTCGGCACCACAAGCACACCCACGTCTACGCCTTCTTTGTCACCGCCACCTACGAGAG TTTGCTGCGTGGGGCTGACGAGATCGGGCTGCGGAAGCCGGTGAAGGCAGAATTCGGCGGTGGCATGAGGAGCTTCTCCTGCGAGGAGGATTACATCTATGAGAACATCGAGAACGAGCTTTACTTCTTCACCTCTCAG GAACGGCAAAACATCATCCGGTACTGGCTGGAGAACCTGCGCGCCAAGCAGGGCGAGTCGCTGCACAACATCCACTTCCTCGAGGGACAGCCCATCA TCCCCGAGCTGGCTGCCCGCGGCGTCATCCAGCAGGTCTTCCCGCTGCACGAGCAGAGGATCCTCAAGCGGCTGATGAAGTCCTGGGTGCAGGCGGTGTGCGAGGCGCAGCCGCTCG ATGAGATCTGCGACTATTTTGGGGTGAAAATCGCCATGTACTTCGCGTGGTTGGGGTTCTACACCTCGGCCATGGTGTACCCCGCCGTCTTCGGCTCCATCCTCTACACCATCACCGAGAGCGACCAG ACCAGCCAGGACATCTGCTGCGTGGTCTTCGCCATCTTCAACGTCATCTGGTCCACCCTGTTCCTCGAGGAGTGGAAGCGCCGCGGGGCCGAGTTCGCCTACAAGTGGGGGACGCTGGACACCCCCCCCGAGTCCATCGAGGAGCCCCGGCCCCAGTTCAGG GGCGTTAAGCGGATCAGCCCCGTGACCAGCGCGGAGGAGTTTTATTACCCGCCGTGGAAGCGTTTGCTCTTCCAGTGCCTGGTCAGCCTGCCCGTCTGCCTCGCCTGCCTCTCCTGCGTCTTCCTCCTCATGCTGGGCTGCTTCCAGCTCCAG GAGTTCGTGCTGAGCATCCGGGAGCTGCCCCGCATCCTCCGCTTCCTCCCCAAAATCGTCCTGGCCGTCATCGTCACCGCCTGCGACGAGGTTTACAAGAAGATCGCCTACTGGCTGAACGACATGG AGAACTATCGCCTGCAGAGTGCCTACGAGAAACACCTCATCATCAAAATG TTTCAGTTTGTAAATTCATACCTGAGTCTTTTCTACATCGGTTTCTACCTCAAAGACATGGAGCGTCTGAAGGAG ctcctgctcatcttctctctctcccaaaGCCTCGTGCGTCAGCTCAAAGAGGCTCTTCTCCCCTTCatcctcctccacctccaccTCTCTTTCATCTTCCTTAAGTGCCTCCTGGGCTTTTGCTGGAGACTGGGAGTATCCAAA ATGCTGGCCACGCTGCTCATCACCCGCCAGTTCCTGCAGAATGTCcgggaggtgtcacagccccaccTGTACCGGCGCTTGCGCCGCGGGGACATCAACCTCCACAGCCTCCGCCAGCTCGCCCACGCCGTCCTGCGCCTGctcgccccccgccgccgccccccgggccccccggAGGGGACGCAGGGCGAGAAGAAGTGTCTGAATGGGGGCTGCGGGGtgccggaggaggaggaggaggaggaggaagggcgGCACGGGTCGGATTCGGAGGAGGAGAGCTCCCTGGACTGTGGGCTGAAGCTGAAGAAGGTGAGCTTCAGCGAGAAggcggagcggcgcggcggcgAGCCTGGTGGCCCCGAGGACGAGACCTTCCTGGAGGAGGGCAGCCCCACCATGGTGGAGAAGGGCATGGACCCCGCATCCGTCTTTGAGCTGTgcgaggacgaggaggaggcCGAAGGTACCCCCGGGAGCCCGGCGAAGGCGGCGGAGCCGGCGGTGATCCCACGGGCCGGCCGGAGgaggcgggaggaggaggagggtgaggaggaaggGCGGAGGCGCAACCGGGCGTCGTGGATCGACCCGCCAGAGGAGGACTACTCCACGCACCTGACGCAGGCGGAGGTGGAGAGCTGCATGAAGAAATACGAG gaCACCTTCCAGGACTACCAGGAGATGTTCATCCAGTTCGGCTATGTGGTGCTCTTCTCCTCCGCCTTCCCCCTGGCCGCCATGTGCGCCCTGGTGAACAACATCATCGAGATCCGCAGCGACGCCTTCAAGCTGTGCACCGGGCTGCAGCGTCCCTTCGGCCAGCGCGTCGAGAGCATCGGGCAGTGGcag AAGGTGATGGAGGCCATGGGCGTCTTGGCCATCGTGGTCAACTGCTACCTGATCGCCCAGTGCGGGCAGCTGCAGCGGCTCTTCCCCTGGCTCAGCCCCGAGGGAGCCATCATCTCCGTCGTGGTGCTGGAG CACTTCGCCCTGTTCCTGAAATACATCATTGAGGTGGCCATCCCCGACATCCCCGCCTGGGTGGCCGAGGAGATGGCCAAGCTGGAGTATCAGCGCCGCGAGGCCTTCAAG AAGCACGAGCGGCAGGCGCAGCAtcacttccagcagcagcagcggcgcaAGCGTGAGGAAGAGGAGCGGCAGCGGCACGCCGAGTACCAGGCCCGCAAGGAACGCGAGTCCAACCGCGACGAGGCCAAAGCCGAGGCCGCCGGGCAGGACCCGGCTCAGGAGAAGAGCCagagcaaagggaaaagctCCGGCGCCGCCTCGCATGGCGCCGACAAGCCCAAGcgtcccagctccctcctggCCACCAACAACGTGATGAAGCTGAAGCAGATCATCCCTTTGCAGGGCAAGTTCCTCTCCGGGGGGGCCGGCGGCATGGCCACTGCCaggtccccccagtcccccacCGGCAGCGAGAACAAACTCCCCGGTTTCCTCAGCTTCAAGTTCCTGAAATCCCCGGAGACGAAGCGGGACACGGGGACCGAGAAGGTCCAGTCGCCCACCAAGCCATTCAACCCCGGCAAGCTCTTCAACTTTGGCAAGTCCGAAGGGGCTGGGGGCAACGGAACGGCGGCTACcgcctccccccagccccgagcCGGCCCCTCGGCGGACACGGGCGAGCGGCCGGTCCCCAGCAAGTCCCATCTCAACGGGGCGCCGGAGGAGGGGGGCCGAGAGGAGCCCGAGAGCCGGGCGGAGGAGGAGAGCGGGGGCTACAAACTCTAA
- the ANO8 gene encoding anoctamin-8 isoform X3, producing the protein MPEPPLAAQDGDRPRRAPLGDERGEPVAPTGVLDKLFGKRLLQAGRYIMSHKAWMKTVPTENCDVLMTFPDTTDDHTLLWLLNHIRLGIPELIVQVRHHKHTHVYAFFVTATYESLLRGADEIGLRKPVKAEFGGGMRSFSCEEDYIYENIENELYFFTSQERQNIIRYWLENLRAKQGESLHNIHFLEGQPIIPELAARGVIQQVFPLHEQRILKRLMKSWVQAVCEAQPLDEICDYFGVKIAMYFAWLGFYTSAMVYPAVFGSILYTITESDQTSQDICCVVFAIFNVIWSTLFLEEWKRRGAEFAYKWGTLDTPPESIEEPRPQFRGVKRISPVTSAEEFYYPPWKRLLFQCLVSLPVCLACLSCVFLLMLGCFQLQEFVLSIRELPRILRFLPKIVLAVIVTACDEVYKKIAYWLNDMENYRLQSAYEKHLIIKMVLFQFVNSYLSLFYIGFYLKDMERLKEMLATLLITRQFLQNVREVSQPHLYRRLRRGDINLHSLRQLAHAVLRLLAPRRRPPGPPEGTQGEKKCLNGGCGVPEEEEEEEEGRHGSDSEEESSLDCGLKLKKVSFSEKAERRGGEPGGPEDETFLEEGSPTMVEKGMDPASVFELCEDEEEAEGTPGSPAKAAEPAVIPRAGRRRREEEEGEEEGRRRNRASWIDPPEEDYSTHLTQAEVESCMKKYEDTFQDYQEMFIQFGYVVLFSSAFPLAAMCALVNNIIEIRSDAFKLCTGLQRPFGQRVESIGQWQKVMEAMGVLAIVVNCYLIAQCGQLQRLFPWLSPEGAIISVVVLEHFALFLKYIIEVAIPDIPAWVAEEMAKLEYQRREAFKKHERQAQHHFQQQQRRKREEEERQRHAEYQARKERESNRDEAKAEAAGQDPAQEKSQSKGKSSGAASHGADKPKRPSSLLATNNVMKLKQIIPLQGKFLSGGAGGMATARSPQSPTGSENKLPGFLSFKFLKSPETKRDTGTEKVQSPTKPFNPGKLFNFGKSEGAGGNGTAATASPQPRAGPSADTGERPVPSKSHLNGAPEEGGREEPESRAEEESGGYKL; encoded by the exons ATGCCCGAGCCGCCGCTGGCAGCGCAGGACGGCGACCGGCCCCGGCGGGCCCCGCTGGGCGACGAACGGGGGGAACCGGTGGCCCCGACCGGCGTCCTGG ATAAGCTCTTCGGGAAGCGGCTGCTCCAGGCCGGGCGCTACATCATGTCCCACAAGGCCTGGATGAAGACGGTGCCCACGGAGAACTGCGACGTGCTCATGACCTTCCCGG ACACCACCGATGACCACACGCTGCTCTGGCTCCTGAACCACATCCGCCTCGGCATCCCCGAGCTCATCGTCCAGGTTCGGCACCACAAGCACACCCACGTCTACGCCTTCTTTGTCACCGCCACCTACGAGAG TTTGCTGCGTGGGGCTGACGAGATCGGGCTGCGGAAGCCGGTGAAGGCAGAATTCGGCGGTGGCATGAGGAGCTTCTCCTGCGAGGAGGATTACATCTATGAGAACATCGAGAACGAGCTTTACTTCTTCACCTCTCAG GAACGGCAAAACATCATCCGGTACTGGCTGGAGAACCTGCGCGCCAAGCAGGGCGAGTCGCTGCACAACATCCACTTCCTCGAGGGACAGCCCATCA TCCCCGAGCTGGCTGCCCGCGGCGTCATCCAGCAGGTCTTCCCGCTGCACGAGCAGAGGATCCTCAAGCGGCTGATGAAGTCCTGGGTGCAGGCGGTGTGCGAGGCGCAGCCGCTCG ATGAGATCTGCGACTATTTTGGGGTGAAAATCGCCATGTACTTCGCGTGGTTGGGGTTCTACACCTCGGCCATGGTGTACCCCGCCGTCTTCGGCTCCATCCTCTACACCATCACCGAGAGCGACCAG ACCAGCCAGGACATCTGCTGCGTGGTCTTCGCCATCTTCAACGTCATCTGGTCCACCCTGTTCCTCGAGGAGTGGAAGCGCCGCGGGGCCGAGTTCGCCTACAAGTGGGGGACGCTGGACACCCCCCCCGAGTCCATCGAGGAGCCCCGGCCCCAGTTCAGG GGCGTTAAGCGGATCAGCCCCGTGACCAGCGCGGAGGAGTTTTATTACCCGCCGTGGAAGCGTTTGCTCTTCCAGTGCCTGGTCAGCCTGCCCGTCTGCCTCGCCTGCCTCTCCTGCGTCTTCCTCCTCATGCTGGGCTGCTTCCAGCTCCAG GAGTTCGTGCTGAGCATCCGGGAGCTGCCCCGCATCCTCCGCTTCCTCCCCAAAATCGTCCTGGCCGTCATCGTCACCGCCTGCGACGAGGTTTACAAGAAGATCGCCTACTGGCTGAACGACATGG AGAACTATCGCCTGCAGAGTGCCTACGAGAAACACCTCATCATCAAAATGGTCCTG TTTCAGTTTGTAAATTCATACCTGAGTCTTTTCTACATCGGTTTCTACCTCAAAGACATGGAGCGTCTGAAGGAG ATGCTGGCCACGCTGCTCATCACCCGCCAGTTCCTGCAGAATGTCcgggaggtgtcacagccccaccTGTACCGGCGCTTGCGCCGCGGGGACATCAACCTCCACAGCCTCCGCCAGCTCGCCCACGCCGTCCTGCGCCTGctcgccccccgccgccgccccccgggccccccggAGGGGACGCAGGGCGAGAAGAAGTGTCTGAATGGGGGCTGCGGGGtgccggaggaggaggaggaggaggaggaagggcgGCACGGGTCGGATTCGGAGGAGGAGAGCTCCCTGGACTGTGGGCTGAAGCTGAAGAAGGTGAGCTTCAGCGAGAAggcggagcggcgcggcggcgAGCCTGGTGGCCCCGAGGACGAGACCTTCCTGGAGGAGGGCAGCCCCACCATGGTGGAGAAGGGCATGGACCCCGCATCCGTCTTTGAGCTGTgcgaggacgaggaggaggcCGAAGGTACCCCCGGGAGCCCGGCGAAGGCGGCGGAGCCGGCGGTGATCCCACGGGCCGGCCGGAGgaggcgggaggaggaggagggtgaggaggaaggGCGGAGGCGCAACCGGGCGTCGTGGATCGACCCGCCAGAGGAGGACTACTCCACGCACCTGACGCAGGCGGAGGTGGAGAGCTGCATGAAGAAATACGAG gaCACCTTCCAGGACTACCAGGAGATGTTCATCCAGTTCGGCTATGTGGTGCTCTTCTCCTCCGCCTTCCCCCTGGCCGCCATGTGCGCCCTGGTGAACAACATCATCGAGATCCGCAGCGACGCCTTCAAGCTGTGCACCGGGCTGCAGCGTCCCTTCGGCCAGCGCGTCGAGAGCATCGGGCAGTGGcag AAGGTGATGGAGGCCATGGGCGTCTTGGCCATCGTGGTCAACTGCTACCTGATCGCCCAGTGCGGGCAGCTGCAGCGGCTCTTCCCCTGGCTCAGCCCCGAGGGAGCCATCATCTCCGTCGTGGTGCTGGAG CACTTCGCCCTGTTCCTGAAATACATCATTGAGGTGGCCATCCCCGACATCCCCGCCTGGGTGGCCGAGGAGATGGCCAAGCTGGAGTATCAGCGCCGCGAGGCCTTCAAG AAGCACGAGCGGCAGGCGCAGCAtcacttccagcagcagcagcggcgcaAGCGTGAGGAAGAGGAGCGGCAGCGGCACGCCGAGTACCAGGCCCGCAAGGAACGCGAGTCCAACCGCGACGAGGCCAAAGCCGAGGCCGCCGGGCAGGACCCGGCTCAGGAGAAGAGCCagagcaaagggaaaagctCCGGCGCCGCCTCGCATGGCGCCGACAAGCCCAAGcgtcccagctccctcctggCCACCAACAACGTGATGAAGCTGAAGCAGATCATCCCTTTGCAGGGCAAGTTCCTCTCCGGGGGGGCCGGCGGCATGGCCACTGCCaggtccccccagtcccccacCGGCAGCGAGAACAAACTCCCCGGTTTCCTCAGCTTCAAGTTCCTGAAATCCCCGGAGACGAAGCGGGACACGGGGACCGAGAAGGTCCAGTCGCCCACCAAGCCATTCAACCCCGGCAAGCTCTTCAACTTTGGCAAGTCCGAAGGGGCTGGGGGCAACGGAACGGCGGCTACcgcctccccccagccccgagcCGGCCCCTCGGCGGACACGGGCGAGCGGCCGGTCCCCAGCAAGTCCCATCTCAACGGGGCGCCGGAGGAGGGGGGCCGAGAGGAGCCCGAGAGCCGGGCGGAGGAGGAGAGCGGGGGCTACAAACTCTAA
- the ANO8 gene encoding anoctamin-8 isoform X1: MPEPPLAAQDGDRPRRAPLGDERGEPVAPTGVLDKLFGKRLLQAGRYIMSHKAWMKTVPTENCDVLMTFPDTTDDHTLLWLLNHIRLGIPELIVQVRHHKHTHVYAFFVTATYESLLRGADEIGLRKPVKAEFGGGMRSFSCEEDYIYENIENELYFFTSQERQNIIRYWLENLRAKQGESLHNIHFLEGQPIIPELAARGVIQQVFPLHEQRILKRLMKSWVQAVCEAQPLDEICDYFGVKIAMYFAWLGFYTSAMVYPAVFGSILYTITESDQTSQDICCVVFAIFNVIWSTLFLEEWKRRGAEFAYKWGTLDTPPESIEEPRPQFRGVKRISPVTSAEEFYYPPWKRLLFQCLVSLPVCLACLSCVFLLMLGCFQLQEFVLSIRELPRILRFLPKIVLAVIVTACDEVYKKIAYWLNDMENYRLQSAYEKHLIIKMVLFQFVNSYLSLFYIGFYLKDMERLKELLLIFSLSQSLVRQLKEALLPFILLHLHLSFIFLKCLLGFCWRLGVSKMLATLLITRQFLQNVREVSQPHLYRRLRRGDINLHSLRQLAHAVLRLLAPRRRPPGPPEGTQGEKKCLNGGCGVPEEEEEEEEGRHGSDSEEESSLDCGLKLKKVSFSEKAERRGGEPGGPEDETFLEEGSPTMVEKGMDPASVFELCEDEEEAEGTPGSPAKAAEPAVIPRAGRRRREEEEGEEEGRRRNRASWIDPPEEDYSTHLTQAEVESCMKKYEDTFQDYQEMFIQFGYVVLFSSAFPLAAMCALVNNIIEIRSDAFKLCTGLQRPFGQRVESIGQWQKVMEAMGVLAIVVNCYLIAQCGQLQRLFPWLSPEGAIISVVVLEHFALFLKYIIEVAIPDIPAWVAEEMAKLEYQRREAFKKHERQAQHHFQQQQRRKREEEERQRHAEYQARKERESNRDEAKAEAAGQDPAQEKSQSKGKSSGAASHGADKPKRPSSLLATNNVMKLKQIIPLQGKFLSGGAGGMATARSPQSPTGSENKLPGFLSFKFLKSPETKRDTGTEKVQSPTKPFNPGKLFNFGKSEGAGGNGTAATASPQPRAGPSADTGERPVPSKSHLNGAPEEGGREEPESRAEEESGGYKL, encoded by the exons ATGCCCGAGCCGCCGCTGGCAGCGCAGGACGGCGACCGGCCCCGGCGGGCCCCGCTGGGCGACGAACGGGGGGAACCGGTGGCCCCGACCGGCGTCCTGG ATAAGCTCTTCGGGAAGCGGCTGCTCCAGGCCGGGCGCTACATCATGTCCCACAAGGCCTGGATGAAGACGGTGCCCACGGAGAACTGCGACGTGCTCATGACCTTCCCGG ACACCACCGATGACCACACGCTGCTCTGGCTCCTGAACCACATCCGCCTCGGCATCCCCGAGCTCATCGTCCAGGTTCGGCACCACAAGCACACCCACGTCTACGCCTTCTTTGTCACCGCCACCTACGAGAG TTTGCTGCGTGGGGCTGACGAGATCGGGCTGCGGAAGCCGGTGAAGGCAGAATTCGGCGGTGGCATGAGGAGCTTCTCCTGCGAGGAGGATTACATCTATGAGAACATCGAGAACGAGCTTTACTTCTTCACCTCTCAG GAACGGCAAAACATCATCCGGTACTGGCTGGAGAACCTGCGCGCCAAGCAGGGCGAGTCGCTGCACAACATCCACTTCCTCGAGGGACAGCCCATCA TCCCCGAGCTGGCTGCCCGCGGCGTCATCCAGCAGGTCTTCCCGCTGCACGAGCAGAGGATCCTCAAGCGGCTGATGAAGTCCTGGGTGCAGGCGGTGTGCGAGGCGCAGCCGCTCG ATGAGATCTGCGACTATTTTGGGGTGAAAATCGCCATGTACTTCGCGTGGTTGGGGTTCTACACCTCGGCCATGGTGTACCCCGCCGTCTTCGGCTCCATCCTCTACACCATCACCGAGAGCGACCAG ACCAGCCAGGACATCTGCTGCGTGGTCTTCGCCATCTTCAACGTCATCTGGTCCACCCTGTTCCTCGAGGAGTGGAAGCGCCGCGGGGCCGAGTTCGCCTACAAGTGGGGGACGCTGGACACCCCCCCCGAGTCCATCGAGGAGCCCCGGCCCCAGTTCAGG GGCGTTAAGCGGATCAGCCCCGTGACCAGCGCGGAGGAGTTTTATTACCCGCCGTGGAAGCGTTTGCTCTTCCAGTGCCTGGTCAGCCTGCCCGTCTGCCTCGCCTGCCTCTCCTGCGTCTTCCTCCTCATGCTGGGCTGCTTCCAGCTCCAG GAGTTCGTGCTGAGCATCCGGGAGCTGCCCCGCATCCTCCGCTTCCTCCCCAAAATCGTCCTGGCCGTCATCGTCACCGCCTGCGACGAGGTTTACAAGAAGATCGCCTACTGGCTGAACGACATGG AGAACTATCGCCTGCAGAGTGCCTACGAGAAACACCTCATCATCAAAATGGTCCTG TTTCAGTTTGTAAATTCATACCTGAGTCTTTTCTACATCGGTTTCTACCTCAAAGACATGGAGCGTCTGAAGGAG ctcctgctcatcttctctctctcccaaaGCCTCGTGCGTCAGCTCAAAGAGGCTCTTCTCCCCTTCatcctcctccacctccaccTCTCTTTCATCTTCCTTAAGTGCCTCCTGGGCTTTTGCTGGAGACTGGGAGTATCCAAA ATGCTGGCCACGCTGCTCATCACCCGCCAGTTCCTGCAGAATGTCcgggaggtgtcacagccccaccTGTACCGGCGCTTGCGCCGCGGGGACATCAACCTCCACAGCCTCCGCCAGCTCGCCCACGCCGTCCTGCGCCTGctcgccccccgccgccgccccccgggccccccggAGGGGACGCAGGGCGAGAAGAAGTGTCTGAATGGGGGCTGCGGGGtgccggaggaggaggaggaggaggaggaagggcgGCACGGGTCGGATTCGGAGGAGGAGAGCTCCCTGGACTGTGGGCTGAAGCTGAAGAAGGTGAGCTTCAGCGAGAAggcggagcggcgcggcggcgAGCCTGGTGGCCCCGAGGACGAGACCTTCCTGGAGGAGGGCAGCCCCACCATGGTGGAGAAGGGCATGGACCCCGCATCCGTCTTTGAGCTGTgcgaggacgaggaggaggcCGAAGGTACCCCCGGGAGCCCGGCGAAGGCGGCGGAGCCGGCGGTGATCCCACGGGCCGGCCGGAGgaggcgggaggaggaggagggtgaggaggaaggGCGGAGGCGCAACCGGGCGTCGTGGATCGACCCGCCAGAGGAGGACTACTCCACGCACCTGACGCAGGCGGAGGTGGAGAGCTGCATGAAGAAATACGAG gaCACCTTCCAGGACTACCAGGAGATGTTCATCCAGTTCGGCTATGTGGTGCTCTTCTCCTCCGCCTTCCCCCTGGCCGCCATGTGCGCCCTGGTGAACAACATCATCGAGATCCGCAGCGACGCCTTCAAGCTGTGCACCGGGCTGCAGCGTCCCTTCGGCCAGCGCGTCGAGAGCATCGGGCAGTGGcag AAGGTGATGGAGGCCATGGGCGTCTTGGCCATCGTGGTCAACTGCTACCTGATCGCCCAGTGCGGGCAGCTGCAGCGGCTCTTCCCCTGGCTCAGCCCCGAGGGAGCCATCATCTCCGTCGTGGTGCTGGAG CACTTCGCCCTGTTCCTGAAATACATCATTGAGGTGGCCATCCCCGACATCCCCGCCTGGGTGGCCGAGGAGATGGCCAAGCTGGAGTATCAGCGCCGCGAGGCCTTCAAG AAGCACGAGCGGCAGGCGCAGCAtcacttccagcagcagcagcggcgcaAGCGTGAGGAAGAGGAGCGGCAGCGGCACGCCGAGTACCAGGCCCGCAAGGAACGCGAGTCCAACCGCGACGAGGCCAAAGCCGAGGCCGCCGGGCAGGACCCGGCTCAGGAGAAGAGCCagagcaaagggaaaagctCCGGCGCCGCCTCGCATGGCGCCGACAAGCCCAAGcgtcccagctccctcctggCCACCAACAACGTGATGAAGCTGAAGCAGATCATCCCTTTGCAGGGCAAGTTCCTCTCCGGGGGGGCCGGCGGCATGGCCACTGCCaggtccccccagtcccccacCGGCAGCGAGAACAAACTCCCCGGTTTCCTCAGCTTCAAGTTCCTGAAATCCCCGGAGACGAAGCGGGACACGGGGACCGAGAAGGTCCAGTCGCCCACCAAGCCATTCAACCCCGGCAAGCTCTTCAACTTTGGCAAGTCCGAAGGGGCTGGGGGCAACGGAACGGCGGCTACcgcctccccccagccccgagcCGGCCCCTCGGCGGACACGGGCGAGCGGCCGGTCCCCAGCAAGTCCCATCTCAACGGGGCGCCGGAGGAGGGGGGCCGAGAGGAGCCCGAGAGCCGGGCGGAGGAGGAGAGCGGGGGCTACAAACTCTAA